GTCGCCAACCAGCTCCAGCTCGTGCAGCGGATGGACAACCGGATCGGCACCCAGCTCTCGGGCGGCCAGCGCAAGCGGGTCTCGATCGCGACCGAGCTGCTCACCGCGCCGCCGCTGCTCTTCCTCGACGAGCCCACCTCCGGCCTCGACCCGGGCCTCGACCTCGAGGTCATGCGCCAGCTGCGCAGCCTCGCCGACGACGGCCGCGTGGTCATGGTCGTCACCCACTCGGTGCTCGCCCTCGACGTCTGCGACAACGTGCTCGTGCTGGCGCCCGGTGGGCGGATCGCCTACTTCGGGCCGCCCGACGGGGTGCTCGCCCACTTCGGCAAGGCCAACTACCCCGAGGTCTTCGACCTGCTCGACGACCCGGACCTCTGGCAGCGGATCCCGGTGCCGCAGCACGCCGTCGACACGGCCGCGCTGCAGCGGCAGCCGTACGCCGCCGTACCGGCTCCGCCGCGGCAGTCGGTGTCCCGCCAGCTGGCGACCCTGGTCAAGCGGAACCTGGCGGTCGTCTTCGCCGACAAGCTCCTGCTCGGGATGCTGGTGCTGCTGCCGCTCATCCTCGGCGGCCTCAGCCGGCTCGTGCCGGGCGACCACGGCCTCTCGCTCGACGTGTCACGTCGGGAGAACACGCTTCCCGACGGCTCGATCGTCGAGTCCTTCTCGACCGGGGAGGCGTCCCAACGCCTGATCGTGCTGATCGTGGCCGCCTGCCTGATGGGCACCGCGCTCGCCATCCGGGAGCTGGTGGGGGAGCGGCCCATCTTCAAGCGCGAGTACGCCGTCGGCCTCTCGCCCGGCGTCTACTTCACCAGCAAGGTGATGGTCCTCGGCACCGCCGCGTTCTTCCAGGGCCTGGTGGTGACCTTCCTGGCCACGGTCGGGCTGCCGGGGGCCGACGGCGACCTCGGCACCCTCCGCGTCGGGATCGCCATCGCCGCGCTGTCCTTCACGATGGTCGTGATCGGCCTCGCGCTCTCGGCGCTGGTCACCAGCACCGAGCAGACGATGCCGGCCCTCGTCGGCCTGGTCATGCTCCAGCTGGTCCTGTCCGGCGCGCTCTTCGAGATCGCCGGCCGCCCCGGCCTCGAGCAGATCGCCTGGCTGTCGCCGTCGCGCTGGGGGTACGCCGGCGCGGCGTCCGCCATGGACCTGGTCCGCGAGACGGAGGGCACCGACAAGGAGGACTGGATCGCGCTCGGCGGCGGCGTCCACTACGTGATGGACCTGCTGGTGCTCGGCCTGCTGTGCCTGGTCTCCTACGTCGTCGGCCTGCTCCTCGTGCGTCGCAGCGCCACCTCCGACGACTGAGCCCGCTGCACCAAGGCGCCACGTCTCGTGACGGTCGCTGCGCGACCTCCTCGACGAACGAGCGACGTCCCCCGGGAATGCGGGGGCCGTCCTCGGCATTGGGTCGAGGATGTCCCTCGCGCTCTCCGTCCTCGACCTCGTCCCCGTCCGCAGCGACCAGACCACCGGCGACGCCATCGCGGCCTCCGTCGAGCTGGCCCGCACGGCCGACCGCCTCGGCTACCGCCGGTTCTGGGTGGCCGAGCACCACAACATGCCGGCCGTGGCCGCGACCAACCCGCCCGTCCTGATCGGCCTGTTCGCCGGCGCGACGGAGCGGATCCGGGTCGGTTCCGGCGGCGTGATGCTGCCCAACCACGCGCCGCTCGTGGTCGCCGAGCAGTTCGCGCTGCTCGAGGCGGCCTTCCCGGGGCGGATCGACCTCGGCATCGGGCGCGCCCCCGGCAGCGACCCGGTCACGAGCTGGGCGCTGCGCCACGGCGCCGGCGGGGTGGACGACGAGGCCGTCGCCCGCTTCCCCGAGTACGTCGACAACGTGCTCGCC
Above is a genomic segment from Nocardioides aromaticivorans containing:
- a CDS encoding FHA domain-containing protein, translated to MDRLQVQWSGTTRTFDGPRVVIGRELDCDVPVTDARASRHHASIQVEGDVWVVVDSSSNGTFVSGQRITRLPLTGGPVSLHLGGPVGEPVVVTVLAGQGGGGGFAAPPPYQAPAPAPTPQPAAPHSSRPVPQQQPPQPQAPLGGEFWKNLPPPQLPASGAPADAWRPVGVLPPGQLPHGHSVVLPQQLQAGRSLTIGREHSNDIVLDDPLVSRRHARLDPPTAQTLAVLHDLGSFNGTFVNGHRVEGAVQMPVGSEVIVGNQTFRWDGQQLVASATAHEFTLYADGLTQVVGGGKRLIENISFKLEPKSLTAVIGPSGAGKSTLLGALTGLKPASHGRVIWQGHDLYQHYDQLRFQIGLVPQQDILHPQLKVKQGLRFAAQLRLPPDTTAQEWDARVNHVANQLQLVQRMDNRIGTQLSGGQRKRVSIATELLTAPPLLFLDEPTSGLDPGLDLEVMRQLRSLADDGRVVMVVTHSVLALDVCDNVLVLAPGGRIAYFGPPDGVLAHFGKANYPEVFDLLDDPDLWQRIPVPQHAVDTAALQRQPYAAVPAPPRQSVSRQLATLVKRNLAVVFADKLLLGMLVLLPLILGGLSRLVPGDHGLSLDVSRRENTLPDGSIVESFSTGEASQRLIVLIVAACLMGTALAIRELVGERPIFKREYAVGLSPGVYFTSKVMVLGTAAFFQGLVVTFLATVGLPGADGDLGTLRVGIAIAALSFTMVVIGLALSALVTSTEQTMPALVGLVMLQLVLSGALFEIAGRPGLEQIAWLSPSRWGYAGAASAMDLVRETEGTDKEDWIALGGGVHYVMDLLVLGLLCLVSYVVGLLLVRRSATSDD